The genome window ATAGATTAAATTTTAAATCATTTTAATGGGGTTTTGTGAAATATGAATGTATTATTATTATCAATTATTATTTTGGTATATATGATTATAATTGGCTACACGGGTTATGTGGCTTGGAAGCGGACTAAAACTGCTGAAGATTTCATGGTTGCCGGCCGTACCACTCACCCGTATATTATGGCCATGAGTTATGGTGCTACATTTATTAGTACTGCGGCTATTGTTGGTTTTGGAGGTATAGCTGGACTTTATGGGATGGGA of Methanobacteriaceae archaeon contains these proteins:
- a CDS encoding sodium:solute symporter family protein, whose protein sequence is MNVLLLSIIILVYMIIIGYTGYVAWKRTKTAEDFMVAGRTTHPYIMAMSYGATFISTAAIVGFGGIAGLYGMG